One Pseudoalteromonas sp. UG3-2 DNA window includes the following coding sequences:
- a CDS encoding MJ1255/VC2487 family glycosyltransferase, which yields MKILYGVQGTGNGHTTRARVMAKSFREKGIKVDYFFSGRPNDNYFDMQAFGDYRSCRGLSFVTEHGQLNKMATLKSLRLGEFARDIKSLDVSDYDVIFNDFEPVTAWAGKLAKVPVIAMSHQASYLFNPVPQHAVHSWHRILIRYFAPANIHLGVHWHPYHRNIIPPFIPYQPEQELSACVANKILVYLPFEDLASIIELLKDFPDKEFYCYHPQASDRSIQHIHLRKPSRTGFMQDLKNTSGVVANAGFELSSEALKLGKKLLLKPLDGQFEQQNNAQTLAQLGYAQVMNYLNVSALEEWLSSAAKSTVYFPSDPDDLIDWLLAGNWHEVEHLHKKLWCNVTNMYTNVA from the coding sequence ATGAAGATTTTATATGGGGTACAAGGAACGGGAAATGGCCACACTACCCGTGCTCGGGTAATGGCAAAAAGCTTTCGTGAAAAAGGCATTAAGGTCGACTACTTTTTTTCCGGGCGGCCTAACGATAACTACTTCGACATGCAAGCATTTGGCGATTACCGCAGTTGTCGGGGATTGTCATTTGTTACTGAACATGGGCAACTGAATAAAATGGCAACGCTTAAATCTCTGCGCTTAGGCGAGTTTGCTCGTGATATTAAAAGTTTGGACGTCTCAGACTATGACGTCATATTTAACGACTTTGAGCCGGTGACGGCGTGGGCTGGCAAGCTGGCGAAGGTTCCGGTTATCGCCATGAGTCATCAAGCTTCTTACCTGTTCAACCCTGTACCGCAACATGCTGTGCATTCATGGCATCGAATATTAATCCGTTATTTTGCCCCAGCCAATATTCACCTTGGGGTGCACTGGCATCCGTATCACCGCAACATCATTCCACCGTTTATCCCTTATCAGCCTGAGCAAGAGCTCAGCGCTTGTGTTGCCAATAAAATATTGGTGTATTTACCGTTTGAAGATCTTGCCAGCATTATCGAGCTATTAAAGGACTTTCCCGACAAAGAATTTTATTGCTATCACCCACAGGCTTCTGATCGCTCTATTCAGCATATTCATCTGCGCAAGCCTAGTCGTACTGGCTTTATGCAGGATTTAAAAAACACCTCAGGAGTGGTCGCCAATGCTGGGTTTGAGTTATCGAGCGAAGCGTTGAAGCTGGGAAAAAAATTGTTGTTAAAACCGTTAGATGGCCAATTTGAACAACAAAATAACGCCCAAACTCTGGCCCAGCTGGGTTATGCCCAAGTGATGAATTATCTCAATGTCAGTGCGTTAGAAGAGTGGCTTAGCAGTGCTGCTAAGAGTACTGTCTATTTTCCTTCTGATCCAGACGACTTAATTGATTGGTTGTTAGCTGGGAACTGGCATGAGGTGGAGCATTTACACAAAAAGTTGTGGTGCAATGTTACCAACATGTATACCAATGTGGCCTAG
- the rraA gene encoding ribonuclease E activity regulator RraA: MEYSTSDLCDHFADVVDVLEPMFINFGGQSSFSGRITTLKCFENNEQIQDVLQQDGTGRVLLIDGGGSTRRALIDIDLAELAAENNWQGIVVYGAVRHVDELEECDLGVQAIASIPVAADSSGSGEVGVPVNFAGVSFYDDDFIYADSTGIIISAEELLLEEDGDDL, from the coding sequence ATGGAATACAGCACTTCGGATCTTTGTGACCATTTCGCAGATGTGGTTGATGTGCTTGAGCCAATGTTCATCAATTTTGGCGGCCAAAGCTCCTTTTCTGGCCGTATAACAACGCTGAAATGCTTTGAAAATAATGAGCAAATCCAAGATGTACTGCAGCAAGATGGTACTGGTCGCGTGTTACTAATTGATGGTGGCGGTTCAACGCGTCGCGCTTTAATTGATATCGATCTTGCAGAACTGGCGGCTGAAAACAACTGGCAAGGTATCGTGGTATACGGAGCCGTAAGGCACGTCGATGAACTAGAAGAGTGTGATCTTGGAGTTCAAGCCATTGCCTCCATTCCCGTTGCCGCAGACAGTAGTGGCAGTGGCGAGGTAGGCGTTCCGGTTAACTTCGCCGGCGTGTCGTTTTATGACGATGACTTTATTTACGCTGATTCCACCGGCATTATTATCTCTGCCGAAGAGTTATTACTCGAAGAAGATGGCGACGACCTTTAA
- the hslU gene encoding HslU--HslV peptidase ATPase subunit, producing the protein MTAMTPREIVHELDQHIIGQDKAKKAVAIALRNRWRRMQLDEELRSEVTPKNILMIGPTGVGKTEIARRLAKLANAPFIKVEATKFTEVGYVGKEVETIIRDLVEVSFKITREQQTKKHKHRAEEAAEERILDALLPPAKDAWGEAQRDDNSSTRQVFRKKLREGQLDDKEIDIDIAESAPQVEIMSPPGMEEMTNQLQSMFQNMSGDKKKNRKLKIKEAFKLLVEEEAAKLVNPEELKEQAIESVEQNGIVFVDEIDKICKRGESSGPDVSREGVQRDLLPLIEGSTVNTKHGMVKTDHILFIASGAFQMAKPSDLIPELQGRLPIRVELEALTAGDFKRILTEPSASLTEQQIALMKTENVEVNFTDDAIERLAEAAFQVNEKTENIGARRLHTVMEKLMEEASFDASEKAGEALTIDAAYVEQHLDMLVQDEDLSRFIL; encoded by the coding sequence ATGACAGCTATGACTCCCAGAGAAATTGTCCACGAACTTGACCAGCACATTATTGGTCAAGATAAAGCGAAAAAGGCCGTTGCTATTGCATTGCGTAATCGTTGGCGCCGCATGCAGCTTGACGAGGAGCTGCGCAGTGAAGTAACACCAAAAAACATTTTAATGATTGGCCCAACTGGGGTGGGTAAAACGGAAATTGCGCGTCGCCTAGCTAAGCTCGCCAATGCTCCTTTTATCAAAGTGGAAGCCACTAAGTTCACAGAAGTAGGCTACGTAGGTAAAGAAGTGGAAACCATTATTCGCGACCTAGTCGAGGTTTCTTTTAAAATTACCCGTGAGCAGCAAACCAAAAAACACAAACACAGAGCCGAAGAAGCCGCTGAAGAGCGTATTCTCGATGCCCTATTGCCACCAGCAAAAGACGCTTGGGGCGAAGCACAACGTGACGACAACAGCTCGACTCGTCAGGTATTCCGTAAAAAGTTACGTGAAGGCCAGCTAGACGACAAAGAAATAGACATTGATATTGCCGAGTCTGCGCCACAAGTGGAGATCATGTCACCGCCAGGCATGGAAGAAATGACTAACCAGCTACAAAGCATGTTCCAAAACATGTCAGGCGATAAGAAAAAGAATCGTAAGCTAAAAATCAAAGAAGCCTTTAAACTTCTGGTCGAAGAAGAAGCTGCTAAGCTTGTGAATCCTGAAGAGCTTAAAGAGCAAGCGATTGAGTCAGTAGAGCAAAACGGCATTGTGTTTGTCGATGAAATCGACAAAATCTGCAAGCGCGGCGAGTCTTCTGGCCCAGACGTTAGCCGCGAGGGTGTGCAACGCGATTTGTTACCTCTTATCGAAGGTTCAACGGTAAACACTAAGCACGGTATGGTGAAAACCGACCACATCTTGTTTATTGCTTCGGGCGCATTCCAAATGGCGAAACCGTCCGATCTTATTCCAGAGCTGCAAGGTCGTTTACCTATCCGTGTTGAATTAGAAGCACTGACTGCAGGTGACTTTAAGCGCATTCTAACCGAGCCTAGTGCCTCGCTCACCGAGCAGCAAATTGCCCTAATGAAAACCGAGAATGTCGAGGTTAACTTTACCGACGATGCCATTGAGCGTCTTGCCGAGGCCGCTTTCCAGGTTAATGAAAAGACCGAAAATATCGGTGCTCGCCGTCTACACACGGTGATGGAAAAGCTGATGGAAGAAGCGTCATTCGATGCCAGCGAAAAGGCGGGAGAAGCATTAACCATTGATGCCGCTTACGTTGAGCAGCATCTCGATATGTTAGTGCAAGATGAAGACTTAAGTCGCTTTATCTTATAA
- a CDS encoding EAL domain-containing protein — protein MYFMLAAALTLEGAALLITPWSSAFAGATVMAACALALQRPSVVLLLAHVSSMTLAVLLLFTGQATWLYLLTLPLLLYLMDGLQQSRVGFLVTTTLAIIALVGWLIYHYLFFIGLHYAATIILMMYCVRLCYSAIIAAAPKSKEAANSHPEDDSLGLPGRQALKQAFLHYRSQHPFTCMLVLVRLVGFEKVNFHLGREFGDLLLAQSANRISQCLQINEVMAITHHNESAKLAHLGGLNFVFICSLEHANHLHEQLLEQIADSTLQPFNVGSCTVEVSMRASYVNCDEEMGQLENLISCAFMALDSQPQQQVVPYQQRMQIKRLEQQVRLSELAKIDFRNEFELYFHPVIRHQDNQVEFVELLLRWQHPKQGILNANEFIDDIRLAGLAEGLAEYVLERACELALALKMEKVSVPISINVLGPELLSEHFIDYLDHTILNHQLSPDAIIIECPASMLASLSDSEVAMLRRLKGMGIRMCIDGFGEAPLILAKLPAMKFDYVKLSRSMTNEPEKLGHTKALVKGIVEMHQQKHCMVIGEGVETQSQLDFVKSLGTIAAQGFYFIRPQNSNILISWVKQWRLSHPS, from the coding sequence ATGTATTTTATGTTGGCGGCTGCCCTTACACTTGAGGGAGCTGCACTACTTATAACGCCATGGTCATCGGCGTTTGCTGGAGCCACTGTTATGGCGGCCTGTGCTCTGGCATTACAACGCCCTTCAGTTGTACTGTTGCTAGCGCACGTAAGCAGCATGACATTGGCAGTGTTACTGTTATTCACGGGTCAAGCGACTTGGCTATATTTGCTAACCTTGCCACTTTTACTGTATTTAATGGATGGCTTACAGCAATCGCGAGTGGGCTTTTTAGTCACCACCACCCTGGCAATTATTGCCCTAGTAGGTTGGCTAATATATCACTATTTATTCTTTATCGGCCTTCATTATGCTGCCACCATAATATTAATGATGTACTGTGTGCGGCTATGCTACAGCGCCATTATAGCCGCGGCACCTAAGTCCAAGGAAGCGGCCAATAGCCACCCAGAAGATGATTCCCTAGGCCTACCAGGCAGGCAAGCTCTAAAACAGGCATTTTTGCATTATAGATCGCAACACCCTTTCACCTGCATGTTGGTGCTGGTGAGGCTAGTGGGCTTTGAAAAAGTCAACTTTCACTTGGGAAGAGAGTTTGGCGACTTGTTATTGGCGCAATCGGCAAATCGCATCTCACAGTGTTTGCAAATTAACGAAGTGATGGCCATTACCCATCATAATGAGAGTGCAAAGCTCGCGCACCTTGGCGGACTGAACTTTGTGTTTATTTGCTCCTTAGAGCATGCCAACCACCTCCACGAGCAACTGTTAGAGCAAATAGCGGATTCTACTTTGCAGCCTTTCAATGTGGGTAGCTGTACCGTCGAAGTGTCGATGCGAGCAAGTTACGTAAACTGTGACGAAGAAATGGGGCAGCTGGAAAACTTAATTTCTTGTGCCTTTATGGCGTTGGATAGTCAGCCTCAGCAGCAGGTAGTGCCATATCAGCAGCGCATGCAGATAAAGCGCTTGGAGCAGCAAGTGAGGTTGTCAGAGTTGGCGAAAATCGACTTTCGAAACGAGTTTGAGCTCTATTTTCACCCGGTGATCCGCCACCAAGATAACCAAGTGGAGTTTGTCGAGTTACTCTTGCGCTGGCAACACCCAAAGCAAGGGATCCTCAATGCCAATGAGTTTATTGATGATATTCGCTTAGCCGGTTTAGCGGAAGGACTGGCGGAATATGTATTGGAGCGTGCTTGTGAATTGGCCTTGGCATTAAAAATGGAAAAGGTCAGTGTGCCCATCAGCATTAATGTGCTGGGCCCTGAGCTCCTCAGTGAACATTTTATTGATTACCTCGACCACACCATTCTCAATCACCAGCTCAGTCCAGACGCCATTATTATTGAGTGTCCGGCCAGCATGCTCGCCAGTTTATCAGACAGCGAAGTGGCCATGTTGAGACGCCTGAAAGGCATGGGAATTCGAATGTGTATAGATGGCTTCGGTGAGGCGCCATTAATTTTGGCTAAGTTGCCGGCGATGAAGTTCGATTACGTTAAGTTGTCTCGCAGTATGACCAATGAGCCAGAAAAGTTAGGACATACAAAGGCGCTGGTTAAAGGCATTGTCGAGATGCATCAGCAAAAGCACTGCATGGTGATCGGCGAAGGAGTTGAGACACAAAGCCAATTAGATTTTGTCAAAAGCCTTGGCACCATTGCAGCGCAAGGCTTCTATTTTATTCGCCCGCAAAATAGTAATATTCTGATTAGCTGGGTTAAGCAGTGGCGTTTGTCACACCCAAGCTAG
- a CDS encoding DUF971 domain-containing protein, translating into MYQVTKLHYHTVSKVLDVYFEDGSCHHFSAEFLRTHSPSAEVQGHSPEQKQLVLNKENVTITKIEPVGHYAARLVFDDGHDTGLYSWQYFHHIAAQQEQLWQEYVAAVAEHQQQRDSVPIKFVP; encoded by the coding sequence ATGTATCAAGTCACTAAACTACATTATCACACTGTAAGTAAGGTGTTAGATGTGTATTTTGAAGATGGCAGCTGTCACCACTTTAGTGCAGAATTTTTGCGCACTCACTCCCCTTCCGCCGAAGTACAAGGGCACAGCCCTGAACAAAAGCAGTTAGTGTTAAATAAAGAAAACGTCACTATCACAAAAATTGAGCCGGTGGGACATTATGCCGCACGGTTAGTGTTCGATGATGGCCATGACACTGGCCTGTATAGCTGGCAGTATTTTCATCACATTGCCGCGCAACAAGAGCAGCTTTGGCAAGAGTATGTTGCTGCTGTGGCAGAGCACCAACAACAACGAGATAGCGTACCGATCAAGTTTGTGCCCTAA
- a CDS encoding formimidoylglutamase — MNSAVKIYDEHAISELTVSRDGETRLWQSISFLQSQDNFLEALKDAAAFGIRYVLVGIPEDIGPRANCGKGGSELGWQAFLKRFLNQPENQFLSAKKVLLLGEVELDDINAEASSLDNTQPQQLQRLRQLCASIDQRVIAVFAAIFAAGLEPIVIGGGHNNAYGLLQGYFQATQSPLAALNFDPHADFRACEGRHSGNGFSYAHQAGSLADYHIIGLHEQKNNQAILTRLHDVGFGFTSYQDIYVRRVKSLTEAVTAALASYHATTGLGVELDVDAITAMPASALTYQGFSAADAEHFVYLASQHKNSKYLHLCEAAPSRHPHGEAVGIEHCGQVLANLVNAYLSAKLG; from the coding sequence ATGAATTCAGCAGTCAAAATTTATGATGAGCACGCCATTAGCGAGTTGACCGTCAGCCGCGATGGCGAAACTCGGCTATGGCAAAGTATCAGCTTTTTGCAATCTCAGGATAACTTTCTCGAAGCCTTAAAAGATGCCGCCGCGTTTGGTATACGCTACGTTTTAGTCGGTATTCCAGAGGATATTGGACCGCGGGCCAACTGTGGTAAAGGTGGTTCAGAGTTAGGCTGGCAGGCGTTTTTAAAGCGCTTTTTAAACCAGCCTGAAAACCAATTCCTCAGTGCCAAAAAGGTACTCTTGCTGGGCGAAGTAGAGCTTGACGATATCAATGCTGAAGCAAGCTCGCTGGACAATACTCAGCCACAGCAATTGCAGCGTTTACGGCAGTTATGTGCCAGCATAGACCAACGCGTGATTGCGGTATTTGCGGCCATCTTTGCAGCAGGGCTTGAGCCCATTGTTATTGGTGGTGGCCACAACAATGCATATGGTCTTCTACAAGGCTACTTCCAAGCCACACAATCCCCGCTCGCAGCGCTAAACTTTGATCCCCATGCCGACTTTAGGGCATGTGAAGGCCGCCACAGTGGCAATGGCTTTAGTTACGCCCATCAGGCTGGTAGCCTCGCGGATTACCATATCATTGGTTTGCATGAACAAAAAAATAACCAAGCAATCCTGACTCGCTTGCATGACGTGGGGTTTGGCTTTACCAGCTATCAAGACATCTATGTTCGCCGCGTTAAAAGTCTCACCGAAGCCGTAACCGCAGCCCTAGCATCTTACCATGCAACGACCGGACTTGGCGTTGAGTTAGATGTTGACGCCATCACTGCAATGCCCGCCAGCGCCCTCACCTATCAAGGCTTTAGTGCCGCCGATGCGGAGCACTTTGTGTATTTAGCCAGCCAACATAAAAATAGTAAATATCTGCACCTGTGCGAAGCCGCGCCAAGCAGGCACCCACACGGAGAAGCCGTTGGCATAGAGCATTGCGGCCAAGTATTGGCAAATCTTGTAAACGCTTATCTCAGCGCAAAACTGGGCTAG
- the hslV gene encoding ATP-dependent protease subunit HslV: protein MTTIVSVRRDDKVVIGGDGQVSLGNTVMKGNARKVRRLYNGKVLAGFAGGTADAFTLFERFETKLEMHQGHLTKAAVEMAKDWRTDRALRRLEALLAVADETASLIITGNGDVVQPEHDLIAIGSGGNFAQAAATALIENTDLSAKEIVEKSLKIAGDICVFTNNNQTIEEL, encoded by the coding sequence ATGACTACCATCGTTAGTGTTCGTCGCGATGACAAAGTGGTTATCGGCGGTGACGGCCAAGTTTCACTTGGTAACACAGTTATGAAAGGCAACGCACGCAAAGTACGCCGCCTATACAATGGCAAAGTTTTGGCCGGTTTTGCTGGCGGTACCGCCGACGCATTCACCCTCTTTGAGCGCTTTGAAACTAAGCTGGAAATGCACCAAGGCCACCTTACCAAGGCTGCCGTGGAAATGGCCAAAGATTGGCGCACGGATAGAGCATTAAGGCGGCTTGAAGCCCTGCTTGCCGTTGCCGACGAAACCGCCTCGCTTATCATTACCGGCAATGGTGATGTAGTACAGCCTGAGCACGATCTGATTGCCATTGGCAGTGGTGGCAACTTTGCCCAAGCAGCGGCCACCGCGCTAATCGAAAACACCGATTTAAGCGCCAAAGAAATCGTTGAAAAAAGCTTGAAGATCGCTGGTGATATTTGCGTATTTACCAATAACAACCAAACTATCGAAGAATTGTAA
- a CDS encoding methyl-accepting chemotaxis protein, which yields MALLENLTIKRRLQVNALVVGIALVVMLIMIMFEARTMLKLNEAIQQAEEVAIHELSMRKHEKNFLFYKEESSLSGHESEYKLLQQKLGSLKQIFAGFGINLGKINEFERLVNTYHSDFQTVVELQKTIGLHPKDALYGELRGAVHQVETLLKEKENYQLLATMLQLRRAEKDFMLRLDPKYLGRFDDLITRFEQEIRSAGFDNQYQSQLLQYLSTYQNKFRALVRAQETLGFDLQSGALGKMKVSVDKSDEVVEQVVEQAKAEIKANADTTQMIAFAVFIVAGLIVMALVLSTSRSIVQPVERVYQTIEKIRRENNLSLQIEQSGNDEITIMTRDFNSLLTDFRELIADIHGALSTINEATDHLTETTAQTSTGMAEQLHEADMVATAATEMQTTIQDISHNTSEAAHKAETTNGNAQQGRREVTATIEHIMQLSESLGGASDVVAQLERDGETIGSVLDVIRGIAEQTNLLALNAAIEAARAGEQGRGFAVVADEVRSLAQRTQDSTQEIESIISTLQQRTREVVNIMEQCREQGNESVSQAEKAGELLGMITEDVQTIMDMSTHIATAIDEQNQVASEVNKNVVKIRDIAQGASENAHSNAQSSEEVAEQARVLRDAIAKYQV from the coding sequence ATGGCGCTATTAGAAAACTTGACCATAAAACGTCGCTTGCAAGTGAATGCATTGGTGGTAGGGATTGCCTTAGTTGTTATGTTAATCATGATTATGTTCGAAGCTCGGACCATGCTGAAGCTGAACGAAGCCATTCAGCAAGCAGAAGAGGTGGCAATACATGAACTCAGTATGCGAAAGCATGAAAAAAACTTTCTGTTTTATAAAGAAGAGTCGAGCTTGTCTGGCCATGAGTCTGAGTACAAGTTGCTGCAGCAAAAACTCGGTTCGTTGAAACAAATCTTTGCTGGGTTTGGTATCAACCTAGGAAAGATTAACGAGTTTGAGCGCTTGGTGAACACCTACCATAGCGATTTTCAAACCGTTGTTGAGCTACAAAAAACCATTGGTCTTCACCCTAAAGACGCCCTTTATGGCGAGCTTAGAGGGGCGGTGCATCAGGTAGAGACATTACTGAAAGAAAAAGAAAACTATCAGCTGTTGGCTACTATGCTGCAGTTACGTCGCGCTGAAAAAGATTTTATGCTGCGTCTGGACCCTAAGTACTTAGGGCGGTTTGATGATTTGATTACACGATTTGAACAGGAAATTCGCAGTGCTGGTTTTGACAACCAATATCAGTCGCAACTGTTACAATACCTCAGTACCTATCAGAACAAGTTTAGAGCGCTGGTCCGCGCCCAAGAAACATTAGGTTTTGATTTACAAAGCGGTGCCCTTGGCAAGATGAAAGTGAGTGTGGATAAAAGCGATGAAGTGGTGGAGCAAGTCGTTGAGCAAGCAAAAGCTGAAATCAAAGCCAACGCTGATACCACCCAAATGATTGCTTTTGCAGTATTTATTGTGGCGGGTTTGATTGTAATGGCACTGGTGCTCTCGACCAGTCGCTCTATTGTGCAACCGGTAGAGCGGGTGTATCAAACCATTGAAAAAATCCGTCGCGAAAATAACCTCAGTTTGCAAATTGAACAAAGTGGCAATGATGAAATCACCATTATGACGCGCGACTTCAACAGTTTGCTGACGGATTTTAGAGAGCTTATCGCGGATATTCATGGGGCCTTATCAACCATTAATGAAGCCACCGATCACCTTACCGAAACCACCGCACAAACCAGCACGGGCATGGCCGAGCAGCTTCATGAAGCCGATATGGTGGCAACGGCTGCAACTGAAATGCAAACCACCATTCAAGATATTTCCCATAACACCAGTGAAGCGGCGCATAAAGCGGAAACCACCAATGGTAACGCTCAGCAGGGCCGTCGGGAAGTAACGGCGACCATTGAGCATATTATGCAGCTTTCTGAGTCACTAGGTGGCGCCTCGGATGTGGTGGCGCAACTGGAGCGTGACGGTGAAACCATTGGTTCGGTGTTGGATGTGATCCGTGGCATTGCAGAGCAAACCAACTTGCTGGCATTGAACGCCGCCATTGAAGCGGCCAGAGCCGGTGAGCAAGGCCGCGGCTTTGCTGTGGTGGCAGATGAGGTGCGCTCACTTGCTCAGCGTACGCAAGATTCCACACAAGAAATTGAGAGCATTATTTCGACCTTGCAACAACGCACTCGTGAGGTGGTAAACATTATGGAGCAGTGCCGTGAGCAAGGCAATGAAAGTGTTTCACAAGCAGAAAAAGCCGGTGAGCTGCTAGGTATGATCACCGAGGATGTGCAAACCATCATGGATATGAGCACCCACATTGCCACTGCGATTGATGAGCAAAACCAAGTGGCTTCTGAGGTTAATAAAAACGTGGTTAAAATCCGTGATATTGCCCAAGGCGCTTCTGAAAATGCACACTCTAACGCACAAAGCAGTGAGGAAGTGGCGGAGCAAGCGCGGGTATTGCGTGATGCTATCGCCAAGTATCAAGTTTAA
- a CDS encoding phosphatase PAP2 family protein, giving the protein MVKAKLAQLDTALYFAVFRPQPKNWCRLAALALSKSGNGGLYVLVALGCALFLEQLGRQFALTAILAFAIERPLYFYFKNRFARLRPCDCFAVKALLKPSDKFSLPSGHSAGAWLFATCLMEQIPSLSLALMLWACGVSLSRVIVGVHYPLDVVLGGAMGSACAVLAIIIIGSL; this is encoded by the coding sequence ATGGTAAAAGCAAAATTAGCTCAGCTCGATACAGCGCTTTACTTTGCGGTATTTCGACCGCAGCCAAAAAATTGGTGTCGACTTGCTGCACTGGCGCTGTCGAAAAGTGGCAATGGTGGTCTTTATGTGTTGGTTGCTTTAGGTTGTGCGTTATTTTTAGAGCAACTGGGAAGGCAATTTGCACTTACTGCAATATTAGCATTTGCCATTGAACGACCACTGTACTTTTACTTTAAGAACCGCTTTGCGCGGTTACGCCCTTGCGACTGTTTTGCGGTAAAAGCACTGTTAAAGCCCAGTGATAAATTTAGTTTACCTTCAGGTCACAGTGCCGGTGCCTGGCTGTTTGCCACCTGTTTAATGGAGCAAATACCGAGTTTATCTTTGGCGTTAATGCTTTGGGCGTGTGGCGTATCGCTATCGCGCGTTATTGTTGGCGTGCACTACCCACTGGATGTGGTGTTAGGTGGCGCAATGGGCAGCGCATGTGCAGTACTGGCGATCATCATAATAGGAAGCCTATGA
- a CDS encoding SPOR domain-containing protein, with amino-acid sequence MAQHDYINKTPKGKTKGKPTKSNKFPVIAAVAALILIAGFAYGLWFIKTNADPEQVEQAKNPTPTQSQPPTKAKPRPPEFIEEIKNHEIKVEVKEIKSKGPYQMQCGSFRTHSQAEEMKAKIAFTGLIAEIRRTEGSNGAWFRVRLGPYDTKRLAESDKNKLRSVGIFGCAIWGWT; translated from the coding sequence ATGGCACAGCACGACTACATTAATAAAACGCCGAAAGGCAAAACCAAAGGCAAACCGACTAAGTCGAATAAGTTTCCTGTTATCGCGGCAGTTGCGGCGCTGATCCTGATTGCCGGCTTTGCCTATGGCCTGTGGTTTATTAAAACCAATGCCGACCCAGAGCAGGTAGAACAAGCGAAAAACCCAACGCCAACGCAATCGCAGCCACCCACCAAGGCGAAACCTCGTCCCCCTGAATTTATCGAGGAAATTAAAAACCACGAAATCAAAGTCGAGGTGAAAGAAATTAAGAGCAAAGGCCCTTATCAAATGCAGTGTGGTTCGTTTAGAACTCACAGCCAAGCCGAAGAAATGAAAGCCAAAATCGCCTTTACCGGCTTAATTGCTGAGATCCGCCGTACCGAAGGCAGCAATGGCGCTTGGTTCCGCGTACGCCTTGGCCCATATGATACTAAACGCTTAGCTGAGAGTGACAAGAATAAGCTCAGAAGCGTGGGCATATTTGGCTGCGCAATTTGGGGCTGGACTTGA